In bacterium, a genomic segment contains:
- a CDS encoding NADP-dependent isocitrate dehydrogenase (Converts isocitrate to alpha ketoglutarate) yields GIGVKPVSEEGTKRLVRSAVEYAITQKRKNVTLVHKGNIMKFTEGAFCNWGYEVAKKEFGDKVISWADCGGKVPEGKILIQDVIADAFLQQILTRPKEYDVIATLNLNGDYISDALAAQVGGIGIAPGGNINYVTGHALFEATHGTAPKYAGQDKVNPGSVILSGVMMLEHMGWNEAATMIVKALEKTIENKTVTYDFERLMSGAKLLKCSEFGKEIIKNMA; encoded by the coding sequence GGTATTGGTGTAAAGCCCGTCTCTGAAGAAGGAACAAAACGTTTAGTACGCTCGGCTGTTGAATATGCCATCACTCAAAAACGTAAAAATGTAACGCTCGTGCACAAAGGTAATATTATGAAGTTTACCGAAGGTGCTTTTTGTAACTGGGGTTATGAAGTGGCCAAGAAAGAATTTGGCGATAAAGTGATCAGCTGGGCTGATTGTGGTGGTAAAGTTCCCGAAGGTAAAATTCTCATTCAAGATGTGATTGCCGATGCCTTCCTTCAACAAATTTTAACCCGTCCTAAAGAATACGATGTGATCGCTACCTTAAACTTAAACGGCGATTATATTTCGGATGCTTTGGCAGCCCAAGTAGGGGGCATTGGTATTGCACCTGGTGGCAATATCAATTACGTAACCGGCCATGCATTGTTTGAAGCTACTCACGGCACTGCCCCTAAATACGCGGGTCAGGACAAGGTGAATCCTGGTTCTGTAATTTTATCGGGTGTGATGATGTTAGAACACATGGGCTGGAATGAAGCGGCGACCATGATTGTAAAAGCCTTGGAAAAAACCATCGAAAACAAAACCGTGACCTACGATTTTGAACGGTTGATGAGTGGTGCAAAACTTTTAAAATGTTCGGAGTT